In Papaver somniferum cultivar HN1 chromosome 1, ASM357369v1, whole genome shotgun sequence, a genomic segment contains:
- the LOC113291591 gene encoding ornithine decarboxylase-like, whose product MASQQVRVMGTNPKSHQEILGAPGVKGKRVMNNSSTDGVTDFIHSIISTTKQEVKDPFYVLDLGKIVTLMDKWNHSLPSVKPFYAVKCNPEPALLGTLALLGANFDCASKGEIETVLALGVSPDRIVYANPCKSESHIKYAATVGVNLTTFDSIDEVEKMRKFHPKCGLLMRIKAPEDEGARCPLGDKYGALPEEFVPLLEAANAANLVVHGVSFHVGSGATHSRAYRAAIAEAKAIFITAEKLGMAKMHILNIGGGFTLGSQFDDAAITIKNALETYFPDDQELKLISEPGRFFAETAFTLVTDIIGKRVRGELREYYISDGIYGSMNCLLYDHATVTAKPLAYTSNPDDPNCAGLKTYTSTVFGPTCDGLDTLLTNYQLPDLKVNDWLVWPDMGAYTASAGSSFNGFNTSAIPTYLAYSIPN is encoded by the coding sequence ATGGCTTCTCAGCAGGTTAGAGTCATGGGAACAAACCCAAAGAGTCATCAAGAGATATTGGGAGCACCAGGAGTGAAAGGAAAAAGGGTTATGAATAATTCATCAACAGACGGAGTTACTGATTTCATTCATTCAATCATTTCAACCACAAAACAAGAGGTAAAAGATCCTTTCTATGTTTTAGACTTGGGAAAAATCGTCACTCTTATGGATAAATGGAATCATAGTCTTCCGTCTGTCAAACCCTTTTATGCTGTCAAATGTAATCCTGAACCAGCTTTACTTGGTACCCTTGCTCTGTTAGGAGCAAACTTCGATTGCGCTAGTAAAGGCGAAATCGAAACTGTTCTTGCTCTGGGTGTTTCGCCGGATCGTATTGTTTATGCGAACCCTTGCAAGAGTGAGTCTCATATCAAGTATGCGGCTACTGTTGGTGTCAATCTTACTACATTTGATTCTATCGATGAAGTCGAAAAGATGAGGAAATTTCACCCTAAATGTGGGTTGCTGATGCGTATTAAGGCACCGGAGGATGAAGGTGCTCGGTGCCCGTTAGGTGATAAATATGGTGCTCTGCCGGAAGAGTTTGTTCCGCTGCTGGAAGCTGCTAATGCTGCGAATTTAGTTGTTCACGGGGTTTCTTTTCATGTTGGTAGTGGTGCGACACATTCGAGGGCGTATCGCGCTGCAATTGCTGAAGCTAAAGCGATTTTCATTACTGCGGAGAAGCTTGGTATGGCTAAAATGCATATACTTAATATCGGTGGCGGGTTTACACTTGGTTCGCAGTTTGATGATGCTGCAATTACTATTAAAAATGCTCTTGAAACTTATTTTCCTGATGATCAAGAATTGAAGCTCATTTCGGAGCCAGGCCGGTTCTTTGCCGAGACAGCATTCACATTAGTCACGGACATAATCGGAAAACGTGTTCGTGGAGAGTTAAGGGAGTATTACATCAGTGACGGCATATATGGTTCTATGAATTGTTTGCTATACGATCACGCCACTGTCACGGCGAAACCATTAGCTTATACATCAAACCCGGATGATCCTAATTGCGCAGGATTGAAGACGTATACTTCTACCGTGTTTGGGCCAACTTGCGATGGACTTGATACTCTTCTAACAAATTATCAGTTGCCTGATCTGAAGGTGAATGACTGGCTTGTTTGGCCAGACATGGGGGCTTATACTGCGTCAGCTGGTTCTAGTTTTAATGGTTTCAATACTTCAGCAATTCCTACATACCTTGCTTATTCAATTCCCAACTAA